Proteins from a single region of Flaviflexus salsibiostraticola:
- a CDS encoding sensor histidine kinase, which produces MPDIGIVQLLVAALAGIVIGVVAMWALNRSMTSVEEIDTVSASVADSDIQSVLTAVPQAHILLNAAGDVERASTIAYSLGLVRGSRIIRSEIVAAVHEVTAAGEPKDMELSLRRSFANTGRIVLSIRIAPMSGNRTLILFFDTTEAKRLEETRRDFVANISHELKTPIGAIGLLAETIQDVADEPENVVAFSAQLQRESVRLASLVQDIIELSRVQDGAAIAHGELVSVDDVVAEAIDRCRIEAESRGIILASAQAPDAQVFGDRPLLTTAVRNLVDNAIRYSNRGGRVSVGVTCFEGDVRIAVVDQGVGIPPELRERVFERFFRGDDARTREEGGTGLGLSIVKHVAADHGGRIELWSEPCKGSTFTFIIPEAYAPDTEQEEQ; this is translated from the coding sequence ATGCCAGACATCGGTATCGTGCAGCTCCTCGTCGCCGCGCTCGCGGGCATCGTCATCGGCGTGGTCGCCATGTGGGCGCTCAACCGGTCGATGACGAGCGTCGAGGAGATCGACACCGTCTCCGCCTCAGTCGCCGACAGCGACATCCAGTCCGTGCTGACGGCCGTCCCCCAGGCCCATATCCTTCTCAACGCCGCAGGCGACGTTGAACGGGCCTCGACCATCGCCTACTCCCTCGGCCTCGTCCGGGGCTCGCGGATCATCCGATCGGAGATCGTCGCAGCCGTCCACGAGGTCACCGCGGCGGGGGAGCCGAAGGACATGGAGCTGTCGCTCCGCCGGTCGTTCGCGAACACCGGGCGCATCGTCCTCTCGATCCGCATCGCGCCCATGAGCGGGAACCGCACGCTCATCCTCTTCTTCGACACAACCGAGGCGAAGCGGCTCGAGGAGACGAGGCGCGACTTCGTCGCGAACATCTCCCACGAGCTCAAGACCCCGATCGGCGCGATTGGGCTCCTGGCGGAGACGATCCAGGACGTCGCCGACGAACCGGAGAACGTCGTCGCATTCTCGGCCCAGCTGCAGCGCGAATCGGTCCGGCTCGCCTCCCTCGTCCAGGACATCATCGAGCTGTCCCGGGTCCAGGACGGCGCCGCCATCGCCCACGGTGAGCTGGTCTCCGTCGATGATGTCGTCGCCGAGGCGATCGATCGGTGCCGGATCGAGGCGGAGAGCCGCGGCATCATTCTCGCCTCGGCGCAGGCGCCGGACGCCCAGGTGTTCGGCGACAGGCCGCTCCTCACGACCGCGGTGCGCAACCTCGTCGACAACGCGATCCGCTACTCGAACCGGGGCGGGCGCGTATCCGTCGGTGTCACGTGCTTCGAGGGTGATGTCCGCATCGCCGTCGTCGACCAGGGCGTCGGCATCCCCCCGGAGCTGCGGGAGCGCGTCTTCGAGCGCTTCTTCCGGGGCGATGATGCACGCACCCGCGAGGAGGGCGGCACGGGCCTCGGTCTCAGCATCGTCAAACATGTCGCGGCGGACCACGGCGGCCGCATCGAGCTCTGGAGCGAGCCCTGCAAGGGTTCGACCTTCACCTTCATCATCCCCGAGGCGTACGCGCCGGACACCGAACAAGAGGAACAATGA
- a CDS encoding response regulator transcription factor, whose translation MTTILLVEDEAAYRDTLTFKLNRDGYDVVAVGNGQEAVDRFERARPDLVLLDLMLPGLSGTEVCRQIRQKSSVPVIMLTAKDSEIDKVVGLEIGADDYVTKPYSYRELVARIKAVLRRGAAEEEDSRESTLRVGRVAMNTDRHEVAIDGEKAAMPLREFELLELFMRNPDRVLTRAQIIDRIWGPDYIGDTKTLDVHVKRLRSKIEVEPSKPTMLQTVRGLGYKLVSD comes from the coding sequence ATGACAACGATTCTCCTCGTTGAAGACGAGGCGGCCTACCGCGATACTCTCACCTTCAAGCTCAACCGCGACGGATATGATGTCGTCGCCGTGGGCAACGGCCAGGAGGCCGTCGACAGGTTCGAGCGCGCCCGTCCCGACCTCGTCCTGCTCGACCTCATGCTGCCCGGCCTGTCGGGCACCGAAGTATGCCGGCAGATCCGCCAGAAGTCGTCCGTCCCCGTCATCATGCTGACCGCGAAGGACTCGGAGATCGACAAGGTTGTGGGGCTGGAGATCGGCGCCGATGACTACGTGACGAAGCCCTACTCCTACCGTGAGCTCGTCGCCCGGATCAAGGCGGTCCTCCGCCGGGGTGCGGCCGAGGAGGAGGACTCACGCGAGTCGACCCTGCGGGTCGGCCGGGTTGCGATGAACACGGACCGCCACGAGGTCGCGATCGACGGGGAGAAGGCGGCCATGCCGCTGCGAGAGTTCGAGCTGCTCGAGCTGTTCATGAGGAACCCCGACCGTGTCCTCACCCGCGCGCAGATTATCGACAGAATCTGGGGCCCGGACTACATCGGTGACACGAAGACCCTCGACGTCCACGTCAAGCGCCTCCGCTCGAAGATCGAGGTGGAGCCGTCGAAGCCCACCATGCTTCAGACCGTGCGCGGGCTCGGCTACAAGCTCGTCTCGGACTGA
- a CDS encoding CarD family transcriptional regulator, translated as MSLKIGETVVYPHHGAAYIEDIETKVIDGEELRYLTLRVIQGDLVIKVPAASIEDVGVRDVSNEAQLEEVFEVLRSEAAEEPQNWSRRFKANGEKLTSGDVIKVAEVVRDLTRRDEDRHLSAGEKRMLTQARQILGSEVALAKDIDEDEASDLLDEILG; from the coding sequence ATGTCGCTCAAGATCGGCGAGACTGTTGTCTACCCTCACCATGGGGCTGCGTACATCGAAGATATCGAAACTAAGGTGATCGACGGCGAAGAGCTCCGGTACCTGACGCTTCGAGTCATCCAGGGTGACCTGGTCATCAAGGTTCCCGCCGCCAGCATCGAAGATGTCGGCGTCCGCGACGTCTCCAATGAGGCTCAGCTCGAAGAGGTCTTCGAGGTTCTCCGGTCGGAGGCCGCCGAGGAGCCGCAGAACTGGTCACGCCGGTTCAAGGCCAACGGTGAGAAGCTGACGAGCGGCGATGTCATCAAGGTCGCCGAGGTCGTCCGCGATCTCACGCGCCGCGACGAGGACCGCCACCTGTCTGCAGGTGAGAAGCGCATGCTGACCCAGGCCCGTCAGATCCTCGGCTCCGAGGTCGCCCTCGCGAAGGACATCGACGAGGACGAGGCATCGGACCTCCTCGACGAGATTCTCGGCTGA
- the ispD gene encoding 2-C-methyl-D-erythritol 4-phosphate cytidylyltransferase, producing MTTAVVVTAAGMGTRLGFNMPKALVPLAGRSLIEHALDGVAASGIADRVVVTIPPGTDDIFAGLVGPEVTLVAGGSTRQISVKAGLDAVPDADIVLVHDAARCLTPPSVMIRVRDAVAAGHAGAVPAIPVTDTIKEVVPGGPYEPVVDTLDRGVLRAVQTPQGFRGDILRDAHRVEWPAEEGAPDDASLVEHLGHSVVLVEGSHMAVKITTVLDLKLAELLLEEQERVHLRDAGLTGERR from the coding sequence GTGACCACCGCCGTTGTCGTGACGGCCGCAGGCATGGGCACCCGACTCGGGTTCAACATGCCGAAGGCGCTCGTCCCCCTGGCAGGGCGCTCCCTCATAGAACATGCTCTCGATGGCGTCGCCGCCTCCGGCATCGCCGACCGTGTGGTCGTGACGATCCCTCCCGGCACCGATGATATCTTCGCGGGCCTCGTCGGCCCCGAGGTCACTCTTGTCGCCGGAGGTTCGACCCGACAGATCTCCGTCAAAGCCGGCCTCGATGCGGTGCCGGACGCCGACATCGTCCTCGTGCACGATGCGGCGCGATGCCTGACCCCGCCCTCCGTCATGATCCGCGTCCGCGACGCGGTCGCGGCCGGCCACGCCGGTGCCGTGCCCGCCATCCCCGTCACCGACACCATCAAGGAGGTCGTGCCCGGCGGGCCCTATGAACCCGTCGTCGACACCCTCGATCGGGGAGTGCTCCGCGCGGTCCAGACCCCGCAGGGCTTCCGCGGCGACATCCTCCGTGACGCCCACCGGGTCGAATGGCCCGCCGAAGAGGGGGCGCCGGACGATGCCAGCCTGGTCGAGCACCTCGGCCATTCCGTCGTGCTCGTCGAAGGCAGCCACATGGCAGTCAAGATCACGACCGTCCTCGATCTCAAGCTCGCGGAGCTGCTCCTCGAGGAGCAGGAGCGTGTCCACCTCCGCGATGCAGGCCTGACAGGGGAGCGGCGATGA
- the ispF gene encoding 2-C-methyl-D-erythritol 2,4-cyclodiphosphate synthase produces MRVATALDVHAFADEPRPLMLACLEFAPTGGLAGHSDADVAAHAAADALLIASGIGELGTVFGTDRPEWAGASGSALLGEAVRLVREDGWQIANISIQIIGQKPRFAPRRLEAQEAMSAIVGAPVLIAATTTDGLGALGRIEGIGALATALLTD; encoded by the coding sequence ATGAGGGTGGCAACCGCGCTCGACGTCCACGCCTTTGCCGACGAGCCTCGGCCCCTCATGCTCGCCTGCCTCGAGTTCGCGCCCACGGGCGGGCTCGCCGGCCACAGCGACGCCGATGTTGCTGCCCACGCGGCCGCGGACGCCCTCCTCATCGCCTCCGGGATCGGCGAGCTCGGCACCGTCTTCGGCACGGACCGCCCCGAGTGGGCAGGCGCCTCCGGATCGGCTCTCCTCGGCGAGGCCGTCCGCCTCGTGCGCGAGGATGGTTGGCAGATCGCCAACATCTCCATCCAGATCATCGGCCAGAAGCCGCGCTTCGCGCCCCGCCGGCTCGAGGCCCAGGAGGCCATGAGTGCGATCGTCGGCGCGCCCGTTCTCATCGCCGCCACGACAACTGATGGCCTGGGCGCGCTCGGCCGCATCGAGGGCATCGGCGCCCTTGCGACAGCCCTGCTCACCGACTGA
- a CDS encoding MFS transporter: MSTTPGSTRGRVTAWALWDWASAAFNAVVTTFVFSVYIANADLFGDSANASLGWTMTAAGIFVAIIAPVVGQWTDRSGKRRGLIASTTAITIIATAALALVRPEESYLWLGLLLLAVGNVAFDTGSVVYNAMLADISTPKTIGRISGIGWGLGYVGGIVLMLILYVGVIGPEVGWFGVTSEDGMNIRVAMILCAVWTLVFSLPLMLTASDTAPKTTERIGIIGSYRQLFASIARLWRRDRSIVWFLMASAIYRDGLAGVFAFGGVLAGEAFGFSSGEVLIFGIIANLVAGIATISFGYVDDRIGSRPVILFSLGSMVALGLAIFFLHDQGQLVFWIAGLLLCIFVGPAQSSSRTYLARIIPPGEEGEIFGLYATTGRAVSFLSPFMYSTFIILGATLLDSSKREAAYFGILGIVLVLLIGFVSFILVRPAEQKLRYDTVGSSPGNIG; the protein is encoded by the coding sequence ATGAGCACTACGCCAGGATCGACACGCGGGCGGGTCACAGCATGGGCGCTGTGGGACTGGGCCTCGGCCGCGTTCAACGCCGTCGTCACAACCTTCGTCTTCTCCGTCTATATCGCCAATGCCGATCTCTTCGGCGACAGCGCGAATGCGTCCCTCGGCTGGACGATGACGGCGGCCGGCATCTTCGTCGCCATCATCGCCCCCGTCGTCGGCCAGTGGACGGACCGCAGCGGCAAGAGGCGCGGCCTCATCGCCTCGACGACCGCGATCACCATCATCGCGACCGCGGCGCTCGCCCTGGTTCGCCCGGAGGAATCGTACCTATGGCTGGGACTGCTTCTCCTCGCCGTCGGCAACGTCGCCTTCGACACGGGCTCGGTCGTCTACAACGCGATGCTCGCCGACATCTCCACCCCAAAGACGATCGGCAGGATCTCGGGTATCGGCTGGGGGCTCGGCTACGTCGGCGGCATCGTCCTCATGCTCATCCTCTACGTCGGCGTCATCGGCCCCGAGGTGGGCTGGTTCGGCGTCACCTCCGAGGACGGGATGAATATTCGCGTCGCGATGATCCTGTGCGCGGTGTGGACGCTCGTCTTCTCTCTCCCGCTCATGCTCACCGCGTCGGACACCGCACCGAAGACGACCGAGCGGATCGGCATCATCGGCTCCTACCGGCAGCTCTTCGCCTCGATCGCCCGCCTGTGGCGCAGAGACCGGTCGATCGTGTGGTTCCTCATGGCCTCCGCCATCTACCGCGATGGGCTCGCCGGTGTCTTCGCCTTCGGCGGTGTCCTCGCCGGTGAGGCATTCGGCTTCAGCTCGGGCGAGGTCCTCATCTTCGGCATCATCGCCAACCTCGTGGCCGGCATCGCCACGATCTCCTTCGGCTACGTCGATGACAGGATCGGCTCGCGCCCGGTCATCCTCTTCTCGCTCGGCTCGATGGTCGCCCTCGGCCTCGCGATCTTCTTCCTCCACGACCAGGGCCAGCTGGTGTTCTGGATCGCGGGCCTCCTGCTCTGCATCTTCGTCGGCCCCGCCCAGTCGAGCTCCCGCACCTACCTTGCCCGCATCATCCCCCCGGGCGAGGAGGGAGAGATCTTCGGTCTGTACGCGACAACCGGCCGCGCCGTCTCATTCCTCTCCCCATTCATGTACTCGACATTCATCATCCTCGGTGCCACCCTCCTCGACTCCTCGAAGCGGGAGGCCGCCTACTTCGGCATCCTCGGCATCGTCCTCGTCCTCCTCATCGGCTTCGTCTCCTTCATCCTCGTCCGGCCCGCCGAGCAGAAGCTTCGGTACGACACCGTGGGCTCCTCGCCGGGAAACATCGGCTGA
- the cysS gene encoding cysteine--tRNA ligase, producing the protein MTLEIHDSAAKSQRVFEPRVPGRASIYLCGATVQGAPHIGHLRSALAFDVLTRWLTRSGYRVTTVRNVTDIDDKILAKSAEADWEWWAWAYRFEQEFAAAYRALGVLPPTYEPRATGHITDMIDLIAAIIDRGHAYVGSPGNVYFDVRSLPDYGSLTRQDLSNMSVDEEETEPDKRDPHDFALWKAPKEGEPETAAWDSPWGRGRPGWHIECSAMAGRYLGDAFDIHGGGIDLRFPHHENEQAQSHAAGRDFAKYWMHNAWVTVDGEKMSKSLGNSLIVSEILKTVPAPVLRFALTTVHYRSTVAFSPTTLSEASSNWERLSGFLARASETVGEADAARVASLTADELPTEFREAMDDDLNVSAAMAVIHDHVTKANVALGARDDVAVADAQLTIRAMLDVLGLDPRSEQWLGSSGSSNSDALAVLVQDVLDRRAQARADKDWSLADSLRDTLAEAGIIVEDSADGVRWHVKENS; encoded by the coding sequence GTGACTCTGGAAATTCATGATTCGGCAGCAAAATCCCAGCGCGTGTTCGAGCCCCGCGTGCCCGGCCGCGCCAGCATCTACCTCTGCGGCGCGACAGTGCAGGGTGCCCCCCACATCGGGCACCTGCGGTCGGCGCTCGCCTTTGACGTCCTCACGCGCTGGCTCACCCGCTCCGGATACCGGGTCACGACCGTTCGGAACGTCACCGACATCGACGACAAGATCCTCGCGAAGTCGGCCGAGGCCGACTGGGAATGGTGGGCGTGGGCGTACCGCTTCGAGCAGGAGTTCGCCGCCGCCTACCGCGCGCTCGGCGTCCTGCCGCCGACGTACGAGCCACGGGCGACCGGGCACATCACCGACATGATCGACCTCATCGCCGCGATCATCGATCGCGGCCACGCCTATGTCGGCAGCCCGGGCAACGTCTACTTCGATGTCCGCTCCCTGCCGGATTACGGCTCGCTCACGCGTCAGGACCTCTCGAACATGAGTGTTGACGAGGAGGAGACGGAGCCGGACAAGAGGGACCCGCACGACTTCGCCCTGTGGAAGGCGCCGAAGGAGGGCGAGCCGGAGACGGCCGCCTGGGACAGCCCGTGGGGCCGCGGCAGGCCGGGCTGGCACATCGAGTGCTCGGCCATGGCGGGCCGCTACCTCGGCGATGCCTTCGACATCCACGGGGGCGGCATCGACCTCCGCTTCCCCCACCACGAGAACGAGCAGGCCCAGTCCCACGCCGCAGGCAGGGACTTCGCGAAGTACTGGATGCACAATGCGTGGGTGACCGTCGACGGCGAGAAGATGAGCAAGTCACTCGGCAACTCCCTCATCGTCTCCGAGATCCTTAAGACCGTCCCGGCCCCCGTGCTGCGCTTCGCACTGACGACGGTCCACTACAGGTCGACCGTCGCGTTCTCGCCCACCACCCTCTCGGAGGCCTCCTCGAACTGGGAACGCCTGTCCGGCTTCCTCGCCCGAGCCTCCGAGACCGTCGGCGAGGCGGACGCGGCACGCGTCGCCTCGCTCACCGCCGATGAGCTGCCGACAGAATTCCGGGAGGCGATGGACGACGACCTCAACGTGTCGGCGGCCATGGCCGTCATCCACGACCACGTGACGAAGGCGAATGTCGCCCTCGGCGCTCGCGACGATGTCGCGGTCGCTGACGCGCAGCTCACCATCCGGGCCATGCTCGACGTGCTCGGGCTCGACCCGCGCTCCGAGCAGTGGCTCGGCAGCAGCGGCAGCTCGAACAGCGACGCACTGGCCGTGCTCGTCCAGGACGTGCTCGACCGCCGCGCACAGGCCCGCGCCGATAAGGATTGGTCGCTGGCCGACAGTCTTCGCGACACTCTTGCGGAAGCTGGAATCATCGTCGAAGACAGCGCAGACGGCGTGCGCTGGCACGTCAAGGAGAACTCATGA
- the rlmB gene encoding 23S rRNA (guanosine(2251)-2'-O)-methyltransferase RlmB — protein MSNHQPARKKGPKVGSGGVRRRRLEGRGPTPKAVDREYHPAYAKKKAKEEQERKAEAIKIARAGGKLPSYLKLEPGHELIVGRNAVVEAVRADVPLTRVFIVSGAVDERMEEAAREAADRGAPVIEVSRGHLDVMTEKAAHQGIAIEVPPYDYTDIDTVTADIEASGRTGLILALDSITDPHNLGAVLRSASAFDADAVLITERRSASVNATVWKVSAGAAARVPVARETNLVRTLNNLKSRGYFIVGLAGEGDVILDDLELADMPLVLVTGSEGRGLSRLVRDTCDQVCSIPISGEMESLNAAVATGIALYEVDRRRRKAGQ, from the coding sequence ATGAGCAACCATCAGCCCGCCCGCAAGAAGGGCCCCAAGGTCGGTTCCGGTGGTGTCCGCAGGCGCCGCCTCGAGGGCCGTGGCCCTACGCCGAAGGCCGTCGACCGCGAGTACCACCCCGCCTACGCGAAGAAGAAGGCGAAGGAGGAGCAGGAGCGGAAGGCTGAGGCGATCAAGATCGCACGCGCCGGCGGCAAGCTGCCCTCCTATCTCAAGCTCGAGCCCGGCCATGAGCTCATCGTCGGCCGCAACGCAGTCGTCGAGGCGGTCCGAGCCGACGTCCCCCTCACCCGGGTCTTCATCGTCTCCGGAGCGGTGGACGAGCGGATGGAGGAGGCGGCCCGCGAGGCCGCCGACCGGGGTGCCCCCGTCATCGAGGTCAGCCGCGGCCACCTCGATGTCATGACGGAGAAGGCAGCCCACCAGGGCATCGCCATCGAGGTCCCGCCCTATGACTACACCGACATCGACACGGTCACCGCCGACATCGAGGCGTCGGGGCGGACGGGTCTCATCCTCGCCCTCGATTCGATCACCGATCCGCACAACCTCGGTGCTGTGCTGCGGTCGGCCTCGGCGTTCGACGCCGATGCCGTTCTCATCACCGAGCGCCGTTCGGCGAGCGTCAACGCGACGGTGTGGAAGGTGTCGGCAGGCGCGGCCGCCCGCGTCCCCGTCGCCCGTGAGACGAACCTCGTGCGCACCCTCAACAACCTCAAGTCGCGCGGCTACTTCATCGTGGGCCTCGCCGGCGAGGGGGACGTCATTCTCGACGATCTCGAGCTGGCCGATATGCCGCTCGTCCTCGTCACCGGCTCCGAGGGTCGGGGACTGTCGCGGCTCGTGCGTGACACGTGCGACCAGGTGTGCTCGATTCCGATCTCTGGTGAGATGGAGTCGCTCAACGCGGCAGTCGCCACCGGGATCGCCCTCTACGAAGTCGACCGCCGCCGAAGGAAGGCAGGACAATGA
- a CDS encoding LCP family protein, with product MRRALLLVGVLLLAACGGEELPEQAASPATESVSPSPSESAPDSDPQSEPLTVLLVGLDEDTGSQRADVILLMRADAEREHSSIMSIHRDTWVTIPGHGEGKVNAAYAFGGDELLADTVGSIYSTTVDHTVTLDFDAFVAVSEILGPITVDTADGPVELVGGEALDFVRERAALPGGDFDRVRRQQAYLAGVADALRSAGPGQRAEVMRAVAEHVTVDGRRGAAAHLLLLDLLARVEGSETTFFSSPHGGTGWSHDGQSIVLPGDIDSLADAYEGDTLDEWLETVGAETLDSRPVE from the coding sequence ATGCGTAGAGCCCTCCTCCTCGTCGGCGTGCTGCTTCTGGCGGCGTGCGGTGGGGAGGAGCTCCCGGAGCAGGCCGCATCCCCCGCCACGGAGTCGGTGTCTCCCTCCCCATCTGAGTCAGCGCCCGATTCGGATCCTCAATCTGAGCCGCTCACTGTCCTCCTCGTCGGACTCGATGAGGACACCGGCTCACAGCGGGCCGACGTCATCCTGCTCATGCGCGCCGACGCGGAGCGGGAGCACTCATCCATCATGTCGATCCATCGGGACACGTGGGTGACGATCCCCGGCCACGGTGAGGGCAAGGTCAACGCCGCCTACGCCTTCGGCGGCGATGAGCTTCTCGCCGACACGGTGGGTTCGATCTACTCGACGACAGTCGACCACACCGTCACCCTCGACTTCGATGCATTCGTCGCGGTCTCGGAGATCCTCGGGCCCATCACCGTCGACACGGCGGACGGCCCGGTCGAGCTCGTCGGCGGCGAAGCCCTTGACTTTGTGCGCGAGAGGGCGGCTCTGCCGGGTGGGGACTTCGACAGGGTGCGCCGGCAGCAGGCCTACCTGGCCGGCGTCGCCGACGCCCTGCGGTCGGCGGGCCCGGGCCAGCGCGCCGAGGTGATGCGGGCCGTGGCCGAACACGTGACGGTCGACGGGCGCCGTGGGGCAGCAGCCCACCTTCTTCTCCTCGACCTTCTTGCCCGTGTCGAGGGCTCTGAGACGACGTTCTTCTCGAGCCCGCACGGTGGGACCGGATGGTCGCATGACGGGCAATCGATTGTGCTCCCAGGCGACATCGACTCGCTTGCGGATGCGTATGAGGGGGACACGCTCGACGAGTGGCTGGAGACGGTCGGCGCCGAGACGCTCGACAGCCGTCCGGTCGAATGA